The DNA segment agaggatctccccaactgtccCGTCATCCTCACTGCCCGCGATAGCAGCGACACAGGGTAGTGGGACAGTGCCTGAATATATCGACTGTCCCACAAAACacaggacacttgggaagtatgcCTCTTCTTTGCATTATGAGGACACTGGAAATGTATGTTGTTATTTACCTGCACACCAAAAATGCCCACATTTTACCATCGAGAACCTCTATGCATCCCGGGGTAGACAGTCGGCAGCTTGCGCGACCAGGAGATGGACCAACCAACAGAGCGCGAAGAGTTATCGAGGCGCGTTTTACCCTACTTGGTGGTAAATCGTGTTTGGGGGAGAGGGGTATAATCACAGGCGATGCTGAGCTACCACCTGGGTGTTTTCCAGACCATGGAGCTTCCGCTCTAATCCCCCCTCCCGGCACGCAGAATTCCCCGGGCCCCGCACAAGCAGAATTCCCCGGGCCCCGCGCATGTTTATCCATCACTCTGACTTTTTGTGAATGCGAGTTCTCCTGACATTTCAGAAGGTCTTGGATATTCAGCGAGGAGGAGGTCGGGGAGTCAGTCAAACGGCTCGCAAATGTCAGGCTGTAAGTTAGTTAATGGCTGACGGGTACACAAATCCTGAGAGACGTTTGGGGGGGTATGGGGGTAGTGCGGACGGGGGCTGCGTGCTCCGTGTCAGGGGTCCGTTGGCTCCTGTTTCAGGATGTTTAATGTCAGCAGCTGCCCCTATAGGGTCCAATAAACATCCCCCATCACAGCTGACCTTTTCCCATATTCAGTAAAGAAGACCCAGCGCTGCCGCTTTCCACTCCCTGCGATGTCAGTCAGGAGAGAGCCGGAGGGTCCGCGTCGCCGTCCGCGAGCTCAGCGCATGCACAGCCGGCCGCACAGCTCTGCCTTTCATTCCTCTCGTATTAAAGGGGCACCTAAATGCATAGCTGTATGTTCCTTTTACAGTTAATGGATTCCCCCCACAGCTAATTGTGCAGCTCCCCGTCCGCACTACCCCAGACGTCTCTCAGGATTTGCGTACCCGTCAGCCATTGAGTAACGGACATTTATGAGCCGTTGGACTGGCCCCCGACCTAGTTGACACGTAAAGAGAAAGTGATACATGTTCATGCCCCCCATATGCGTCCCCCCCCCGGCTCttttctgtgcaggagatgAGTTTGACTGAAAGCATCGTGATATACTCGGGAGGGGGGGGCGCTGAGGTCAGGGGTCTGTTTGGACCGAGAGAGGGGTGTAACTGTGTAAGATAGCACTAGTAAGGCAGAAACGAGGGAGAAAAAGCGGCCCCCGGGAGCTTCCGCTGCACTAAGGACTGGACTGCTGTCATTTCGGGTCCCTGTTTAGTGAATCTGTCCCCGCGGACTCTCCTCTTCCTGCAATCTGGGGCCTTGGAGCGTTGATGAGTAGTCTGCGTGGAGAGagcgccacctgctggacaTGCGCAGTCAACACATTAATAACCAGAAGTAACCACAATCCCCAACCTTCTCGCAGGGCCACGTTCGGCCCCTCCACAGCCCCTGATGAGCTTGTTACCCCAGTCCCGGGGACATCAATAATCACCCTCAAAGAGCGTTAAGCAATTCtagcttttttctgcatgttccTCATACTGACGCTGGGGCGCAGCTGTAGGGTTAAGGACCGACAAGCTCCTGGGGGCCACACAACCCACAGTCTACTTTCTGTAACAGAGAGCTAACATTTTCACTTCAGAGATTTGTCTCAAATTATAAGTCGGAACCTCTCAGGTCTCTCTTTTGGGTGTCCTGGGAGATACTCTGCTCGTTCAcgggagcggagatactctgcgcggtcacaggagcggagatactctgcgcagtcacaggagcggagatactctgcgcggtcacgggagcggagatactctgcacgGTCAcgggagcggagatactctgcgcggtcacgggagcggagatactctgcgcggtcacgggagcggagatactctgcgcggtcacgggagcggagatactctgcgcggtcacaggagcggagatactctgcagtcacaggagcggagatactctgcgcggtcacaggagcggagatactctgcgcggtcacaggagcggagatactctgcggtcacaggagcggagataccctgcgcggtcacaggagcggagatactctgcagtcacaggagcggagatactctgtgcggtcacaggagcggagatactctgcagtcacaggagcggagataccctgcgcggtcacaggagcggagataccctgcgcagtcacaggagcggagatactctgcgcggtcacgggagcggagatactctgcagtcacaggagcggagatactctgcgcggtcacaggagcggagataccctgcgcggtcacaggagcggagatactctgcagtcacaggagcggagatactctgcagtcacaggagcggagatactctgcgcggtcacaggagcggagatactctgcagtcacgggagcggagatactctgcgcggCACAGACACGCAGCGCCCCTCGCAGGAGAAGCACAGACACGCAGCGCCAAGTTTTATTGCTGGGCTGCAGCGGGGTAATTGTGCAGAAATCTTTAATCAGAGGAGCTTTTCTGCCACGTCCCGTCTCTctgtgtttttcattttccatttttaattcatttaatgaGATCACAAAACCCTCCGCGTGCGCGGTCGCTCTAATCATCTCTTTCTTCCCGCGTCTCTGGCTTCGTTTCTCTGTGAACCTTCTCtgtcacaaaatatattaccCCAAAACAACCTGAAACCACCCCAGCGCCTGCCCGCTCTAAATAACATGGGGCAGATACACAGCCTAAATACCCCGGTCTGAGCAACAAGCCAAAGCAATGCGCAGAGTATCAGTCATCACCCTCAGGCCGCACTGATGCCCCGAAGCATCACCCTCGATAACGCCCGGGATTTGCCAAATATGGGTATTTAGCAGTAAATATGATCCCTGGGGGGCTCCCTGCCCAGCACAGACCCCATTATTACTGATATAAGGGAAAGGCAGAGAACGAGCGAAATCATTTCACAATATGAATTCCAGCCCAATCAATGTGGGATTTCTGCAATTTGTGCTCAAAATGGCATCTTTTAAAGTAAAGCGAGTTTTAGACAATCGTCATAACTTTCActctctttattatttattattttgggtgGTTTTAACCTTTCCAATTACACCAAATCCCACGGCAGACACTTAACTCTTAAAGGGCCAGTTTTTGCTGCCACATCGTAAAACCTGACTTGTGCggattgtaagctctgcagGTCGCTGACACTTCATACGCTGCATGCACTGTATGACAGGAATGAATTTTACGTCCCGTCGGTGACCTGACCCACAGAGCGTACAATCCATTCGGGTCAAATCTTAAAGGAGTAGCAGTGTATTTAACCCTTCTGGCACTACAAGGGTGAATATCGCTTACACCTCCATGTGTTATTTGTGGGGTTAATCCGCGCAGCCATTTCTCGGGGTCCTTTAAATCTTCAGTTAATTTAGAGATAAAACATCATTTTTGGGGTTTTCCAGTAAGCGAATATTCTGCGCACGTCAGCGGAAGAACGCCAAGCGCTCCTTCAGCCATTCCTCCGTCAAGTCGCTGGTGTTCCTGATCTCAAACACCTGGTGAACGAAGCAAGAAGGGCGCGTTATTCTAGGGTCCGGCGTCTTACTTTTTGGGGTAACCGGCAGCGATCCCTGATAGCGAGCCACATGACGCACCTTCGTCAGCTCTCCGATTTGCACCAATCTGTTCTTGCTCCCAGCGTACATCATCTGCTGCTCCGGCTTACACCCTGCGCAGGAAGAACACAGCTTACGGCAGGCGGTCCGGCCACGTTAAAGTCCCAAAGAGGGGCACGGGGAGGGGGTTCTAAAGCTTAATACCCCATCCACCATCATCTCTGAAGCGATACCTCCCCCAGCTAAACATCTAAAGGATTTGGGCATCCCTGGGGTGTGTATGCCTGCGCAGGACACTCACCCACCGGGCTGGAGAAAATCAGACACAGCGGGTAGGAGACTCTGCCGTCTTCGTGTTCGTACTTATAACTGTAAACCAGGAATCTGCGGAGCGCTAAGGAAAACGTTCTAGGGAGAAATCGTTCGCCATGCGGCCCCTTTCATTGTTCACCATAAGTTGgcttaacccccttaatgcccctTCTGCACCCACCGAGGGTTAGTGGTGGAGCCAATGAGTTTGGAATAGAGCCCCAGGCATTGGGGGCGGATCAAGGCCAGGGGGTCCTGGGGCATCACTGTTACAAGGGCCCCCCCagaatacatactgtatatacacggTGCTCCGCATGGGAGCGGAGATACCCtgcgcagtcacaggagcggagatactctgcagtcacaggagcggagataccctgcagtcacaggagcggagatactctgcagtcacaggagcggagatactctgcagtcacaggagcggagataccctgcgcagtcacaggagcggagatactctgcgcagacacaggagcggagatactctgcgcagacacaggagcggagatacccTGCGCAgacacaggagcggagatactctgcagtcacaggagcggagatactctgcgcggtCACAGGAACTATCTCTCCTCCTGTCTGCAGAGTATCTATGGTCCTGTGCAGTGAAGCCATATGTGGTGCAATACCAGTGCGGTACTACAGAGTGATACCAAGTATTAATGGCTCTTATTTTGATGCTGAAAAGGATATCTGGGCTGACGTTCTGGGAGCTCATTCTGAAGGTCATCAGGTGAGATATCCTGCAAgacaaaataccccccccctcaGACATTAAAACCTCTGAGGCCAGTTATACTCCAGTTAGTTTTACCCCCTTTGAATTGTTGTTGCGTTGGGGACGTGAAGTGTCTTGTTCCAAGGAAGGCAGCAATAAACTGCCCTCTCTGTGTCTCCCGCCATCAGGAGCTGCCCTCGCTAGTGTCTCCcgcaatcaggagctgccctcGCTAGTGTCTCCCGCCATCAGGAGCTGCCCTCGCTAGTGTCCCGCCATCAGGAGCTGCCCCCGCTAGTGTCTCCCGCTATCAGGAGCTGCCCCCGCTAGTGTCTCCCGCTATCAGGAGCTGCCCTCTCTGTGTCTCCCGCTATCAGGAGCTGCCCCCGCTAGTGTCTCCCACCATCAGGAGCTGCCCTCTCTGTGTCTCCCGCCATCAGGAGCTGCCCCCGCTAGTGTCTCCcgcaatcaggagctgccctcGCTAGTGTCTCCCGCCATCAGGAGCTGCCCTCTCTGTGTCTCCcgcaatcaggagctgccctcGCTAGTGTCTCCCTTTATCAGGAGCTGCCCTCACTAGTGTCTCCCGCCATCAGGAGCTGCCCTCACTAGTGTCTCCCGCTATCAGGAGCTGCCCTCTCTGTGTCTCCCCCCATCAGGAGCTGCCCTCTCTGTGTCTCCCGCTATCAGGAGCTGCCCTCTCTGTGTCTCCCGCCATCAGGAGCTGCCCCCGCTAGTGTCTCCCGCCATCAGGAGCTGCCCTCGCTAGTGTCTCCCGCTATCAGGAGCTGCCCTCGCTAGTGTCTCCCCCCATCAGGAGCTGCCCCCGCTAGTGTCTCCCGCTATCAGGAGCTGCCCTCTCTGTGTCTCCCGCCATCAGGAGCTGCCCCCGCTAGTGTCTCCCGCTATCAGGAGCTGCCCTCGCTAGTGTCTCCCCCCATCAGGAGCTGCCCCCGCTAGTGTCTCCCGCTATCAGGAGCTGCCCTCTCTGTGTCTCCCGCCATCAGGAGCTGCCCCCGCTAGTGTCTCCCGCTATCAGGAGCTGCCCTCTCTGTGTCTCCCGccatcaggagctgcccctgcTAGTGTCTCCCGCTACCAGGAGCTGCCCTCGTTAGTGTATGTGGCAACATGCGCAGGGTGCGAGACACTCCACTCACCTGGAACTCCTCCTCCAGCTCCACCAGCTGCCGCTCCCGGTCGATCTTCACTGAGGGGAGAAGCCAAAGGTGATTATTAT comes from the Spea bombifrons isolate aSpeBom1 chromosome 8, aSpeBom1.2.pri, whole genome shotgun sequence genome and includes:
- the GMFG gene encoding glia maturation factor gamma, which produces MSDSLVVCDVDPDLKEKLRKFRFRKETNNAALLLKIDRERQLVELEEEFQDISPDDLQNELPEPLRRFLVYSYKYEHEDGRVSYPLCLIFSSPVGCKPEQQMMYAGSKNRLVQIGELTKVFEIRNTSDLTEEWLKERLAFFR